The Coccidioides posadasii str. Silveira chromosome 2, complete sequence genomic interval AGTCTACGCCGGGATGCCTTTACATGAGGCCCCCGATCGACGCCTTTGGGACTCTGGATTTTGCAAAATTCGACGAGATTTACCAGGTTGGGTACAAGTTTGGCAAAGAGTTCTTGGACCGGTTGAAGAACGAAGGTGGATTGCCGATTCAGGAGGAGacggaagagaagaagaagctaaGACGGACGATGGCACCGCGCCGGGCGAGTATTTGATCCACTCTACGAGAAGTGGCATGTCCATTTGTGAACAGCGAAAAGAAATATTTGATGGTGGCTTAAGGGGCTTTTAGGTGTGAATCTCAAGGTGGAAGGGGCGCCTTTTCGGTTACTAAATAGCATCTGGATAGTGGCTGATTGCCGATCCATGTAGATAATAACCAACCTATATGTATTTATATAAAAGGCTCGTTTCTAATATACATAGATAAGGTCGCGTTCTTTGTATCGCCGATGCATGTCCCATCGGGACGCAGGAGAAAGAGGGTAACCTTGTCCGGAAGTACCACAACATTTACATGCCTGTGGGCGTCGAGGCGAATAGTTCGAAGCTCACCAGAGTTAAATTTAAACACAATGCCTTCATCAAATCTCAAATAAGAAGAAAGCGCAAACTCGTAGGATTCAATTAGGATTATCCTCAATATGAAATCTGATACCGGATTCCTCACATGATGCCCGGAGGGATGCAGTGGCCCCATAGACTCCTTGCTTGATCTTGTAAACTCGCGGCCAAGTAGAGTGGTCCTGGGGAGCCTCCCGATCGCCGAATGTACCTCGAAGTACTATCTCAACAAGATTAGGCGTCCGCTCTTGTCGGTTGGCAACTACCATATGAAGTTGCGACACGAGAATTGGAAGTAAAAGTTCAAAGCAATCTGCAATGCGTAAAGTCTCAAGCGTAAATGGAAGAGTGTTCGTTAGAGGGGTGGCTGGCGGGGTGATAGCATCAATACCCATATCGAGGAGTTGGGTGTACCTGAGATGAACGTTCCTCAGTGCTGTAAACTCGACCAGAGATCCGAAGTACCTATCCTCGGATTCGGTGCACAGGGAATAATGGCGGGAATCGTAATCTAACCAGAGGCTTCGGAGGGTTGACTTTGCCCCTTCAAGAGACCTACGAAATGCACATGGGTCAAAGAAGTCTCCAGGAACTCCTCCGTCGGCATGTTCATACTTAAATAACTCAAGGCGTGCACAAGAATAGATTGCATCGAACATGCCTCGTTTGCCATTGCTCGCAGAAAACTCGATCTCTGTGACATTCGAGGTGCGGAGCAAAGGCTTCTCGCTCTGCGGACTATCGACCTCGCCTACAGAATCAGTTTCGCAGAGGTCGTCCTCGACGGGGTAATCTTCCGTGTGATTATGCCGCCATGAAAGCTG includes:
- a CDS encoding uncharacterized protein (EggNog:ENOG410PWV9) gives rise to the protein MNLGPLDRRPSQLSSFLELILKDPRLASAVRVLAIGSPFGYGGVAESNTLSPLTRSALSGVCHHQGEQDQWSEDLLGSINEDPGAGHQQRETVPRETYLLITVPYFHLVVRCRRGRSQAIPRLAVLQASISPQLSWRHNHTEDYPVEDDLCETDSVGEVDSPQSEKPLLRTSNVTEIEFSASNGKRGMFDAIYSCARLELFKYEHADGGVPGDFFDPCAFRRSLEGAKSTLRSLWLDYDSRHYSLCTESEDRYFGSLVEFTALRNVHLRYTQLLDMGIDAITPPATPLTNTLPFTLETLRIADCFELLLPILVSQLHMVVANRQERTPNLVEIVLRGTFGDREAPQDHSTWPRVYKIKQGVYGATASLRASCEESGIRFHIEDNPN